In the genome of Tropicibacter oceani, one region contains:
- a CDS encoding diguanylate cyclase: MTGRILVVDAVPTNRIILRVKLSAAFYEVSQAASGRAALSMFRRSRPDMVIVAADLPDTTGRALIAKLRLAAGDPRLPVVLLHDDASADERLASLAAGADDVLSKPLDDLVMLARLRSLLRARDAEAELQLRDDTRRALGLAEQVSEFETPALIRLVPTGKMPVARSLQAELRHRMTDQIELTPPDEALRFKKVPPDVVVILEGDGAQGAGLSLLPQLRSNREMRHAALIYVAQPDQRQEAASALDMGANDLLGAGPDPEELALRLKKQISRKRTNDRLRANMQDGLRAAVCDPLTGLYNRRYALPHLNRLAERAETQGRDYALLLLDLDHFKSVNDTHGHAAGDAVLQAVSKRLIDNLRAADLVARFGGEEFLVAMPDATRERARMTAERLCRLMEQSPLALPNGETIKVTLSIGVAIGKAGQGDEPAALIEAADRALYAAKDKGRNTVVMGDTVHPLRPRAERPRALAPSIKETGRTANGR, translated from the coding sequence ATGACAGGACGGATTTTGGTAGTCGATGCGGTGCCCACAAACCGCATCATTCTACGCGTCAAGCTGTCTGCGGCCTTTTACGAGGTGTCGCAGGCGGCCAGCGGTCGTGCTGCACTCAGTATGTTCCGCAGGTCGCGGCCCGACATGGTCATTGTCGCCGCCGATCTGCCCGACACCACGGGCCGCGCGTTGATTGCCAAGCTGCGGCTTGCGGCGGGCGATCCGCGTCTGCCGGTTGTCCTGCTGCACGATGACGCCAGCGCTGACGAGCGGCTTGCCTCGCTTGCGGCGGGGGCGGATGACGTTTTGTCCAAGCCGCTGGATGATCTGGTGATGCTGGCGCGGCTGCGCTCGCTTTTGCGGGCCCGCGACGCAGAGGCGGAGTTGCAACTGCGCGACGATACCCGCCGCGCGCTGGGGCTGGCCGAACAGGTGAGTGAATTCGAAACGCCGGCGCTGATCCGGCTGGTGCCGACAGGCAAGATGCCGGTGGCGCGGTCCTTGCAGGCCGAATTGCGCCACCGCATGACGGACCAGATCGAGCTGACCCCCCCGGACGAGGCGCTGCGTTTCAAGAAGGTGCCGCCCGATGTCGTGGTGATCCTGGAAGGCGATGGCGCGCAGGGGGCGGGGCTTTCGCTGCTGCCGCAGCTGCGATCAAACCGCGAGATGCGGCATGCGGCGCTGATCTATGTCGCCCAGCCCGATCAGCGGCAAGAGGCCGCCAGCGCGCTGGACATGGGCGCCAACGACCTGCTGGGCGCCGGCCCCGACCCCGAGGAACTGGCGCTGCGCCTGAAAAAGCAGATTTCGCGCAAACGCACGAATGACCGGCTGCGCGCCAACATGCAGGATGGGCTGCGGGCGGCGGTCTGCGATCCGCTGACCGGGCTTTACAACCGGCGTTATGCCCTGCCGCATCTGAACCGGCTGGCCGAACGGGCCGAAACCCAGGGGCGCGACTATGCCTTGCTGCTGCTGGACCTCGACCACTTCAAGTCGGTGAACGACACCCATGGCCATGCGGCCGGGGACGCGGTGTTGCAGGCGGTGTCGAAACGGCTGATCGACAACCTTCGGGCGGCGGACCTGGTGGCGCGCTTTGGCGGAGAAGAGTTCCTGGTGGCCATGCCTGACGCCACCCGGGAACGCGCCCGCATGACGGCCGAGCGGCTGTGCCGCCTGATGGAGCAAAGCCCGCTGGCCCTGCCCAATGGTGAGACGATCAAGGTGACGCTGAGCATCGGGGTCGCCATCGGCAAGGCCGGTCAGGGCGACGAGCCGGCGGCGCTGATCGAAGCGGCGGACCGGGCGCTGTATGCGGCCAAGGACAAGGGCCGCAACACCGTGGTCATGGGCGATACCGTGCACCCGCTGCGGCCGCGCGCCGAACGCCCCAGGGCGCTTGCCCCCAGCATCAAGGAAACCGGGCGCACCGCCAACGGCCGCTAA
- a CDS encoding periplasmic heavy metal sensor → MADKDSPTPPRMRPWLRVLLFASLALNLAIAGMAAGVVLRGGSPHDRHESRDFVTPYTRAFDERQRDDLRRALRDGYLTRKDKDGARDDLTLDYRAALDVLRSEPFDAAAMAAILERQGARTADRQAMGQQVLSTYLAALSPQEREAYAQRLAQEITRLEARRERWKRDSSR, encoded by the coding sequence ATGGCAGACAAAGACAGCCCGACACCCCCCCGCATGCGCCCCTGGCTGCGCGTGCTTCTGTTCGCCTCGCTGGCGCTGAACCTGGCGATTGCCGGGATGGCCGCAGGCGTGGTGCTGCGCGGCGGCTCTCCGCATGATCGCCACGAAAGCCGTGATTTCGTGACGCCCTACACCCGCGCCTTTGACGAACGCCAGCGCGACGACCTGCGCCGCGCCCTGCGCGACGGCTATCTGACCCGCAAGGACAAGGACGGCGCGCGCGACGACCTGACGCTGGACTACCGCGCCGCGCTTGACGTGCTGCGATCGGAACCCTTTGACGCGGCGGCGATGGCGGCGATCCTGGAACGCCAGGGCGCCCGCACCGCGGACCGCCAGGCCATGGGCCAACAGGTCCTGAGCACCTATCTGGCCGCCCTCTCACCGCAAGAGCGCGAGGCCTACGCCCAGCGCCTGGCCCAAGAGATCACCCGCCTCGAAGCCCGCCGCGAGCGCTGGAAACGCGACAGCTCTCGCTGA
- a CDS encoding RNA polymerase sigma factor yields MPYDALSDRSDEELLAAYAEGNAMAARALTERLGPRVFAHAYRMLKGDRAEAEDVAQEVLLKLWRVAPGWRNGEAKVTTWLYRVTANLCIDRMRKNRSGPDLDAIPEPVDQAPSAAEGMQARARALALQEALDQLPDRQRQAVILRHIEGLANPEIGQIMDIGPRAVESLTARGKKALEALLSGRRAELGFEDDD; encoded by the coding sequence ATGCCCTATGACGCCCTGAGCGATCGCAGCGACGAAGAGCTGCTGGCGGCCTATGCCGAAGGCAATGCCATGGCGGCGCGTGCGCTGACCGAACGTCTGGGCCCGCGCGTCTTTGCCCATGCCTACCGCATGCTCAAAGGCGACCGCGCCGAGGCCGAGGATGTCGCGCAAGAAGTGCTGCTGAAACTGTGGCGCGTGGCGCCCGGCTGGCGCAACGGAGAAGCAAAGGTCACCACCTGGCTGTACCGGGTGACGGCCAACCTGTGCATCGACCGGATGCGCAAGAACCGCAGCGGCCCCGACCTGGACGCGATCCCCGAACCGGTGGATCAGGCGCCCTCGGCCGCTGAGGGGATGCAGGCCCGCGCCCGCGCGCTGGCCCTGCAAGAGGCGCTTGACCAACTGCCCGACCGGCAGCGTCAGGCGGTGATCCTGCGCCACATCGAGGGGCTGGCAAACCCCGAGATCGGGCAGATCATGGACATCGGCCCGCGCGCGGTGGAAAGTCTGACAGCGCGGGGCAAAAAGGCACTGGAGGCGCTTCTGTCGGGGCGTCGGGCCGAACTGGGGTTTGAAGACGATGACTGA
- a CDS encoding EF-hand domain-containing protein: protein MTKASYWITGALVLTMGTAGIAHARGYASDGQQGAGMQQMFEKFDTDSDGKITQAEIDAAKAARFAAADSDGDGFLSAEEMTAYADQMRAERETQRRAARTEAMVKSLDKDGDGKLSAEEATAGGPGQMMLQRLDADKDGAVSLEELLEARGMMGKRGDRDGRGGGKYARGHDHGAERGHDRGGNGDRAPWWMR from the coding sequence ATGACGAAGGCAAGCTATTGGATCACCGGCGCACTGGTTCTGACCATGGGCACCGCAGGGATCGCCCATGCACGGGGTTATGCGTCGGATGGGCAGCAAGGCGCCGGCATGCAGCAGATGTTCGAGAAATTCGACACTGACAGCGATGGCAAGATCACCCAGGCCGAAATCGACGCTGCCAAGGCCGCCCGCTTTGCCGCGGCGGACAGTGACGGCGACGGTTTCCTCTCCGCCGAGGAAATGACCGCCTATGCCGACCAGATGCGCGCCGAGCGCGAAACCCAGCGCCGCGCCGCCCGGACCGAAGCGATGGTCAAATCGCTGGACAAGGACGGCGACGGCAAGCTGAGCGCCGAGGAAGCCACCGCAGGCGGCCCCGGCCAGATGATGCTGCAGCGTCTGGATGCAGACAAGGATGGCGCAGTCAGCCTTGAGGAACTGCTAGAGGCGCGTGGCATGATGGGCAAACGCGGCGACCGCGACGGACGCGGTGGCGGCAAATACGCCCGCGGACACGATCATGGTGCTGAGCGAGGCCATGACCGTGGGGGCAACGGTGATCGCGCGCCCTGGTGGATGCGCTGA
- a CDS encoding DUF983 domain-containing protein, which produces MTDQKSPSERETWPAVWKGWRRRCPKCGSGPMLSGYLKVRDHCPVCREDLHHHRADDGPAYLTILLVGHLMAPLLLIVFETFRPEPLILFTIFAVGCVGLSLYLLPRLKGVIVAFQWARGMHGFAPPA; this is translated from the coding sequence ATGACCGACCAAAAGTCCCCCTCTGAACGCGAAACCTGGCCTGCCGTCTGGAAGGGCTGGCGCAGACGCTGCCCCAAGTGCGGCTCGGGTCCGATGTTGTCGGGATACCTGAAGGTGCGCGATCACTGCCCGGTCTGCCGCGAGGACCTGCATCATCACCGCGCCGACGATGGCCCGGCCTATCTGACGATCCTGCTGGTCGGGCATTTGATGGCGCCGCTGCTTTTGATCGTGTTCGAAACCTTCCGCCCCGAACCGCTGATCCTTTTCACGATCTTTGCGGTTGGATGTGTCGGGTTGTCGCTTTATCTATTGCCCCGACTGAAAGGGGTGATCGTGGCCTTCCAATGGGCGCGCGGCATGCATGGATTTGCGCCCCCTGCCTGA
- a CDS encoding NUDIX hydrolase, with protein MSAATTQVPDKTAIRNASTVIVVRDRGARPSVLMGQRGAKAAFMPNKYVFPGGAVDPADAKVPLVRPLPQLCAQRLTEQSPPDIAQALAAAAVRELWEETGQILGAPGPWPTAVPDDWLSFAGTGHRPSAEALQFVFRAVTPPGRPRRFDARFFLVDAEALASDPDDFDAATDELSHLQWIPLAEVRSFDLPFITEVVLAEVAARLHEAGPPDSVPFFRNDDEQSLFLRLRGRPMTD; from the coding sequence ATGAGCGCCGCGACGACACAAGTGCCTGACAAGACCGCCATTCGGAACGCCTCGACGGTGATCGTGGTGCGTGATCGCGGGGCGCGTCCCAGCGTGCTGATGGGGCAGCGCGGGGCCAAGGCCGCCTTCATGCCCAACAAGTACGTGTTTCCCGGCGGTGCCGTCGATCCGGCGGATGCCAAGGTGCCGCTGGTCCGCCCGCTGCCGCAGCTGTGCGCGCAGCGCCTGACCGAACAAAGCCCGCCGGACATCGCACAGGCGCTGGCCGCCGCCGCGGTGCGCGAGCTTTGGGAAGAAACCGGCCAGATCCTTGGCGCCCCCGGTCCCTGGCCGACGGCGGTTCCGGACGACTGGCTTAGCTTTGCCGGCACTGGCCACCGACCTTCGGCCGAGGCGCTGCAATTCGTGTTCCGCGCGGTGACGCCCCCGGGCCGGCCGCGCCGCTTTGATGCGCGGTTCTTCCTGGTCGATGCCGAGGCGCTGGCCTCTGATCCGGACGATTTCGACGCCGCCACCGACGAGCTGTCGCACCTGCAGTGGATTCCGCTGGCCGAGGTCCGCAGCTTTGATCTGCCCTTCATCACCGAGGTGGTCCTGGCCGAGGTAGCCGCCCGCCTGCACGAGGCCGGGCCACCGGATTCGGTGCCGTTTTTCCGCAATGACGATGAACAAAGCCTGTTCCTGCGGTTGCGCGGAAGACCCATGACCGACTAG
- a CDS encoding heme NO-binding domain-containing protein has translation MHGLIFKTLQVFVQDTYGQHTWEEIAAEAKLDSADFEAMLSYERKDLKGLVKASERILGKPCSQFLEDIGTYLVSHPNREGLRRLLRFGGVNFIDFLHSLDELPGRARLAVPNLSLPEMELEDIGANHFVLELAGDMPSFGLVMIGVLRAMADDYGTLVLLDHKGLDGDLKQIEITVVETEFAKGRDFELGGRATTAGGTA, from the coding sequence ATGCATGGCCTTATCTTCAAAACGCTCCAGGTTTTTGTCCAGGATACATACGGGCAACACACCTGGGAGGAAATCGCCGCCGAGGCCAAGCTGGACTCGGCCGATTTCGAGGCCATGCTGAGTTACGAACGGAAAGACCTGAAAGGCCTGGTCAAGGCGTCCGAGCGTATTCTAGGCAAACCCTGCAGTCAGTTCCTGGAAGATATCGGCACTTACCTTGTCTCGCATCCCAATCGCGAAGGGTTGCGGCGGCTTTTGCGGTTTGGCGGCGTCAATTTCATTGATTTTCTGCATTCGCTGGACGAATTGCCGGGGCGGGCCCGCCTGGCAGTGCCGAACCTGTCCCTGCCGGAAATGGAATTGGAGGATATCGGGGCCAACCACTTTGTGCTCGAACTTGCCGGCGACATGCCATCCTTTGGGCTTGTGATGATTGGGGTTCTGCGCGCAATGGCAGACGATTATGGCACGCTGGTGTTGCTGGATCACAAGGGATTGGACGGGGATCTGAAACAGATCGAAATCACGGTGGTCGAAACGGAATTCGCCAAGGGCCGCGACTTTGAACTGGGCGGCCGCGCCACGACTGCAGGGGGCACGGCATGA
- a CDS encoding diguanylate cyclase domain-containing protein: MTVSADVLRQLCPMHVLLDASGTIRQAGATLYKLNIPDLDGAAFFDLFEVHRPRSVTTMQQLLATQGGKLHLRLRNRKRTQLKGMLVADGSGGAVINMSFGISVVDAVRDYALTSTDFATTDLAIEMLYLVEAKTAALNASLHLNTRLQGAKTEAEERAYTDGLTGLRNRRAMDRTLEKLCRSGQPFSLIHMDLDFFKQVNDTHGHAAGDLVLRKVAEIMQEETRKDDTAARVGGDEFVLIFPDLISQDRLGGLAARMIAKIEQPVFHDGRTCRVSASIGITINPGALADPELVLEQADQALYASKRAGRAQFTFYDPAVHALDVKSNSALAGE, translated from the coding sequence ATGACCGTTTCGGCGGATGTTCTGCGTCAGCTATGCCCGATGCACGTGCTGCTTGATGCCAGCGGCACCATCCGTCAGGCCGGGGCCACGCTGTACAAACTGAATATCCCGGATCTGGATGGCGCGGCCTTCTTCGACCTGTTCGAGGTGCATCGCCCAAGGTCGGTCACGACGATGCAACAGCTTTTGGCCACGCAGGGCGGCAAGTTGCATCTGCGATTGCGCAACCGTAAGCGCACGCAGTTGAAGGGGATGCTGGTCGCAGATGGCAGCGGCGGCGCGGTCATCAACATGTCTTTTGGCATTTCGGTGGTCGATGCGGTGCGCGACTATGCGCTGACCAGCACGGATTTCGCGACAACCGACCTGGCAATCGAAATGCTGTACCTGGTCGAAGCAAAGACCGCAGCGCTGAATGCCTCGTTGCATCTGAACACGCGCCTGCAGGGCGCCAAGACCGAGGCCGAGGAGCGCGCCTATACCGATGGGCTGACCGGGTTGCGCAACCGGCGCGCCATGGACCGAACGCTGGAAAAGCTGTGTCGCAGCGGCCAGCCCTTTTCGCTGATCCACATGGATCTCGATTTTTTCAAGCAGGTCAATGACACGCATGGCCATGCGGCGGGCGATCTGGTGCTACGCAAGGTGGCCGAGATCATGCAGGAGGAAACCCGCAAGGACGACACGGCCGCCCGGGTCGGCGGCGATGAATTCGTCCTGATCTTTCCCGATCTGATCAGCCAAGACCGGCTAGGCGGGTTGGCGGCACGGATGATCGCCAAGATCGAACAACCGGTGTTTCACGACGGTCGCACCTGCCGCGTGTCAGCCAGCATCGGAATCACGATCAACCCGGGCGCGCTTGCTGACCCCGAACTGGTCCTGGAACAGGCCGACCAGGCACTTTACGCGTCCAAGCGGGCGGGGCGCGCGCAATTCACCTTTTATGATCCGGCCGTGCATGCCCTTGATGTTAAATCAAATTCGGCCCTCGCCGGAGAATGA
- a CDS encoding PHA/PHB synthase family protein, producing MEQKAKNSVVAQSKAHDANTGGKMAIPRDPGKAPIATNDSRALAVQAVASPHVDTAPQTGQPGAADSIVHETLDHAMHASIARFTHGLSPAALMGAWFDWAIHIAAAPGKRMQLAEKAADKARRLSRFAIECSVSTDTDQPCIEPLPQDKRFADSAWQMQPFNILYQGFLLQQQWWHNAVTGVPGVTAEHERQLQFLTRQVLDTVSPSNFLLTNPEILRKTREDAGMNLVKGAQYFLKDLQMAMTDSPPDGTEDYQPGRDVAVTKGKVIYRNRLIELIQYAPLTRTVHPQPILIVPAWIMKYYILDLSPQNSLVKYLMGQGYTVFMISWKNPDADDRDLTMDDYRQLGVMAALNAIQAIVPGQKIHATGYCLGGTLLSIAAAALARGEDDPFASLTLLASQTDFTEPGELQLFINESQLSFLDSIMWKQGYLDTTQMAGAFQMLRSNDLLWSRVTGSYLKGEQPFMNDLIAWNADGTRMPYAMHSEYLRKLYLNNDLAEGRFEVDGRPVALSDIRAPIFAVGTEKDHVAPWPSAFKIKALTDTEVTFALTSGGHNAGIVSEPGHPHRTYQIGTKGPMERYVDPQTWAAETDKQQGSWWEAWVAWLDGHSSALTPPPAMGAPKAGYTAIADAPGAYVFQK from the coding sequence ATGGAACAAAAAGCCAAAAATTCGGTGGTGGCGCAAAGCAAGGCCCATGACGCGAATACTGGGGGAAAGATGGCGATACCTCGTGACCCCGGCAAGGCGCCAATCGCCACCAACGACAGCCGGGCTCTTGCTGTGCAAGCAGTGGCATCACCGCATGTCGATACCGCTCCTCAAACTGGCCAACCTGGCGCTGCCGACTCGATTGTCCATGAAACGCTTGATCACGCGATGCATGCGTCCATTGCCCGGTTCACACACGGGCTGTCGCCTGCCGCGCTGATGGGCGCGTGGTTCGACTGGGCCATTCACATTGCCGCCGCACCGGGAAAGCGCATGCAACTTGCGGAAAAGGCCGCTGACAAGGCTCGCCGTCTAAGCCGGTTCGCGATCGAATGCTCGGTTTCGACCGACACGGACCAGCCCTGCATCGAACCGTTGCCGCAGGACAAACGCTTTGCCGACAGCGCATGGCAGATGCAGCCGTTCAATATTCTCTATCAGGGTTTTCTGCTTCAGCAGCAGTGGTGGCACAATGCAGTCACAGGCGTTCCCGGGGTCACGGCCGAGCATGAGCGGCAACTGCAGTTTCTGACCCGTCAGGTGCTTGACACGGTTTCACCCTCGAATTTCCTGCTCACCAATCCCGAGATCTTGCGCAAGACACGTGAAGACGCAGGCATGAACCTGGTGAAGGGCGCGCAGTATTTCCTGAAAGACCTGCAAATGGCGATGACCGACTCGCCCCCCGATGGCACCGAGGATTATCAGCCGGGTCGGGACGTCGCCGTGACCAAGGGCAAGGTGATCTACCGCAACCGCCTGATCGAGCTTATTCAATACGCCCCCCTTACCCGGACGGTTCACCCGCAGCCGATCCTGATCGTCCCGGCCTGGATCATGAAATACTATATCCTGGATCTTTCACCGCAGAACTCGCTGGTGAAATACCTGATGGGTCAGGGTTACACGGTCTTCATGATTTCATGGAAGAACCCTGATGCAGACGACCGCGATCTGACGATGGACGATTACCGCCAGCTGGGCGTGATGGCAGCGCTCAACGCGATCCAGGCGATCGTTCCCGGTCAAAAGATCCATGCCACCGGATATTGTCTTGGCGGCACGTTGCTAAGCATTGCTGCCGCGGCGCTGGCGCGGGGCGAGGACGACCCGTTTGCTTCGCTGACACTTCTGGCAAGCCAGACCGACTTTACCGAACCCGGCGAATTGCAACTGTTCATCAACGAAAGCCAGCTTTCCTTTCTGGACAGCATCATGTGGAAACAGGGTTATCTTGATACCACGCAGATGGCCGGGGCGTTCCAGATGCTGCGGTCCAATGACCTGCTGTGGTCACGGGTGACCGGCAGTTATCTGAAAGGCGAGCAACCTTTCATGAATGACCTGATCGCATGGAATGCCGATGGCACGAGGATGCCCTATGCCATGCATTCGGAATATCTGCGCAAACTTTACCTCAACAATGATCTGGCCGAAGGGCGCTTTGAAGTCGACGGCCGTCCTGTGGCGCTGTCTGATATCCGCGCACCGATCTTTGCCGTCGGCACAGAGAAAGACCACGTCGCGCCCTGGCCCTCGGCGTTCAAGATCAAGGCACTGACCGATACAGAGGTGACCTTTGCGTTGACCAGTGGCGGGCATAACGCCGGCATCGTCAGCGAACCCGGCCACCCGCACAGAACCTATCAAATCGGAACAAAAGGCCCGATGGAGCGGTACGTCGACCCTCAGACCTGGGCAGCAGAGACTGACAAGCAGCAAGGATCATGGTGGGAGGCATGGGTCGCCTGGCTTGACGGGCATTCGAGTGCTCTGACGCCGCCGCCAGCAATGGGCGCGCCCAAAGCGGGCTACACGGCCATAGCCGACGCACCGGGGGCGTATGTGTTCCAAAAGTAG